The Zalophus californianus isolate mZalCal1 chromosome 8, mZalCal1.pri.v2, whole genome shotgun sequence genome has a segment encoding these proteins:
- the GKN1 gene encoding gastrokine-1, whose product MKLSVVFAGLLGVFLTPALAFTDISIGGNSNSGTSGQQSVSVNNEHNVANVDNNSGWDSWNTLWDYNTNFAATRLFGKKKCVVHRMNKDVMPSLQTLDALVKEKKLQGNGPGGPPPKDLMYSINSEEVKDLSKLGKPIANMCRGIPTYMAEEIERASLFFSSEKCFSANIIWILNISFCEGTVEN is encoded by the exons ATGAAGCTCTCA GTTGTCTTCGCTGGACTTCTTGGAGTCTTTCTGACCCCAGCCCTTGCTTTCACT GATATCAGCATTGGCGGTAACAGCAACAGTGGCACAAGTGGGCAGCAGTCAGTGAGTGTCAACAACGAGCACAATGTTGCAAACGTGGACAACAACAGCGGTTGGGACTCCTGGAATACCCTCTGGGACTATAACACT AACTTTGCTGCAACCAGACTCTTTGGCAAGAAGAAATGCGTTGTGCACAGAATGAACAAGGACGTCATGCCCTCTCTTCAAACTCTTGATGCACTGGTCAAGGAAAAGaag CTTCAGGGTAATGGACCAGGAGGACCACCTCCCAAGGACCTGATGTACTCAATCAACTCTGAAGAAGTCAAGGACCTGAGCAAGTTAGGAAAACCCATTGCTAACATGTGCAGGGGAATTCCAACATACATGGCTGAGGAGATTGAAA GGGCAAGCCTGTTCTTTTCCTCAGAAAAGTGCTTCAGTGCTAATATAATCTGGATTCTGAACATTTCCTTCTGTGAAGGAACagtggagaattaa